The Halobellus sp. MBLA0158 genome has a window encoding:
- a CDS encoding aldo/keto reductase translates to MDERPLGTTGASVTEIGLGTWELGSDWGDVDEGKAREAIHAALDSGIDFLDTADVYGDGRSERLIREVLAERDEDPFVATKAGRRLDPHTAEGYNEANLRGFIHDSRERLDVDSLDLVQLHCPPTDVYYQPAVFDALADFRDEGLIDHYGVSVERVEEALKAIEYPGVETVQIIFNPFRQRPRERFFEAAAARNVGVIVRVPLASGLLTGTLSADTEFPENDHRNFNREGEAFDVGETFAGIPFERGLEAVDELESIVPEGQSMAQFALRWILDHDAVTTVIPGSSSPEHIRDNVAAAALPRLSADRHATVREIYDEHVREHVHQRW, encoded by the coding sequence ATGGACGAGCGACCACTCGGAACGACGGGCGCGAGCGTCACCGAAATCGGTCTCGGCACCTGGGAACTGGGCAGCGACTGGGGCGACGTCGACGAGGGGAAGGCGCGGGAGGCGATCCACGCCGCGCTCGATTCGGGCATCGATTTCCTCGACACCGCCGACGTGTACGGCGACGGCCGGAGCGAGCGGCTCATCCGCGAGGTGCTGGCCGAGCGCGACGAGGACCCGTTCGTCGCGACGAAGGCCGGGCGGCGGCTCGATCCCCACACCGCGGAGGGATACAACGAGGCGAACCTTCGAGGATTTATCCACGACTCCCGGGAGCGCCTCGATGTCGACTCGCTCGACCTGGTCCAACTCCACTGTCCGCCCACCGACGTCTACTACCAGCCCGCCGTGTTCGACGCGCTGGCGGACTTCCGCGACGAGGGGCTGATCGACCACTACGGCGTGAGCGTCGAGCGCGTCGAGGAGGCGCTGAAGGCGATCGAGTACCCCGGCGTCGAGACGGTCCAGATCATCTTCAATCCCTTCCGACAGCGCCCCCGGGAGCGGTTCTTCGAGGCGGCCGCCGCGCGGAACGTCGGCGTCATCGTGCGGGTGCCGCTGGCCTCGGGGCTCCTGACCGGGACGCTCTCGGCGGACACGGAATTCCCGGAGAACGACCACCGGAACTTCAACCGCGAGGGCGAGGCGTTCGACGTCGGCGAGACGTTCGCGGGCATCCCCTTCGAGCGGGGGCTGGAGGCGGTCGACGAGCTGGAGTCGATCGTCCCCGAGGGCCAGTCGATGGCGCAGTTCGCGCTCCGGTGGATCCTCGATCACGACGCCGTGACGACCGTCATTCCGGGGTCGTCGAGCCCCGAGCACATCCGCGACAACGTCGCGGCCGCGGCCCTGCCGCGGCTCTCCGCGGACCGCCACGCGACGGTCCGGGAGATCTACGACGAGCACGTCCGCGAGCACGTCCACCAGCGGTGGTAG